A window from Streptomyces sp. NBC_00271 encodes these proteins:
- a CDS encoding VOC family protein, producing MTPRFAVIGLVASDMAATLAFYRRLGLVFPEGSEDQPHVEAELPGGSRLAIDTEETVRSFHAGWRPPADGGGRMSLAFGCDGPAEVDSVYEDLAGAGYHGELKPWDAFWGMRYAVVHDPDGNGVDLFAPLPAPE from the coding sequence ATGACTCCACGATTCGCCGTGATCGGCCTGGTCGCCTCCGACATGGCCGCCACGCTCGCCTTCTACCGCCGCCTCGGGCTCGTCTTCCCCGAGGGCTCCGAGGACCAGCCGCACGTCGAGGCCGAACTGCCCGGCGGGTCCCGGCTGGCGATCGACACCGAGGAGACGGTCCGTTCGTTCCACGCGGGGTGGCGGCCGCCGGCCGACGGGGGCGGCCGGATGTCGCTCGCCTTCGGCTGCGACGGCCCGGCGGAGGTCGACTCGGTCTACGAGGACCTGGCCGGCGCCGGATACCACGGCGAGCTCAAGCCGTGGGACGCCTTCTGGGGGATGCGGTACGCGGTCGTGCACGACCCGGACGGCAATGGCGTCGACCTGTTCGCGCCGCTACCCGCGCCCGAGTAG
- a CDS encoding DUF3592 domain-containing protein: protein MAGTLGAVMCGGAGVFLLGCALSEGVQMRRLRRHGRHTHGVVVDNVRVSSEDGPEWVPVIEFLDHRGHRVEFKPRMRGSGMGLATGLTVPVIYPPHNPQRARVRMWRHMTGPVVVMACAAAVFLAVGVFIVVH, encoded by the coding sequence ATGGCAGGCACACTCGGGGCCGTCATGTGCGGGGGAGCCGGCGTCTTCCTCCTCGGCTGCGCGCTCTCGGAAGGCGTCCAGATGCGCCGGTTGCGCCGGCACGGGCGCCACACCCACGGCGTCGTGGTCGACAACGTCCGTGTGAGCAGTGAGGACGGGCCGGAATGGGTGCCGGTCATCGAGTTCCTGGACCACCGTGGCCACCGTGTGGAGTTCAAGCCCCGGATGCGCGGATCCGGAATGGGGCTCGCCACCGGGCTGACCGTGCCCGTGATCTATCCGCCGCACAACCCGCAGCGGGCCAGGGTGCGGATGTGGCGGCACATGACGGGACCGGTGGTCGTCATGGCGTGCGCGGCAGCGGTCTTCCTCGCGGTGGGCGTCTTCATCGTCGTGCACTGA